In Citrus sinensis cultivar Valencia sweet orange chromosome 4, DVS_A1.0, whole genome shotgun sequence, one DNA window encodes the following:
- the LOC112498864 gene encoding mechanosensitive ion channel protein 9-like: MVKTYSFKLLVASRLSKRFFDQIQEALFDEYVIFTSSGPPLIRLTERVGRTNMENETGNQKEEETIHHVRGKRKKMKKITAWTMEKLINHISSKKLSIVSNELDDYEYDVLGGDQNKNIGSESEAEAAALQIFRNVARPDKIYMEKDDLLRFFIKEEVDEIMRRLGVAETGRVKRSDVKNWVVSSFVNCAHDFLSITNLDIW; this comes from the exons ATGGTTAAGACTTACTCATTTAAGTTACTGGTTGCTTCAAGATTATCAAAGAGATTCTTCGACCAGATTCAAGAAGCCTTGTTTGATGAGTATGTTATTTTCACTAGTTCGGGTCCACCACTAATACGGCTCACTGAAAGAGTAGGCCGCACGAATATGGAGAATGAAACTGGAAATCAAAAGGAGGAGGAGACGATTCATCATGTTAGAGGAAAGCgtaaaaagatgaagaaaattacCGCATGGACCATGgaaaagttaataaatcaCATTAGCAGTAAAAAGCTGTCCATTGTCTCAAATGAACTTGATGACTATGAGTATGATGTACTTGGTGGTGACCAAAACAAGAATATTGGAAGCGAAAGCGAAGCAGAGGCTGCTGCTCTTCAGATTTTTCGGAACGTTGCCCGACCTGACAAAAT TTATATGGAAAAGGATGACCTCTTGCGGTTCTTTATAAAGGAAGAGGTGGACGAAATCATGCGGCGGTTGGGAGTGGCAGAAACTGGAAGGGTCAAGAGGTCAGATGTTAAGAACTGGGTGGTAAGTTCTTTTGTAAACTGTGCCCATGACTTTTTGTCAATTACAAATTTGGACATTTGGTAA
- the LOC107177749 gene encoding mechanosensitive ion channel protein 5-like has translation MQELNKLFTGTVMVLIIIVWLLIVGLLTAKALLLILSQVVLAVFLFGKTAKNVFEAIIFLFVTQPFDVGDRCIIDGAQMVVEEMHIMTTIFLRYDNEKIFYPNSVLATKPISNFYRSAVEDAVEFAIDVFTPMEKILHIKSRIKK, from the exons ATGCAAGAGTTGAACAAGCTTTTTACGGGGACTGTGATGGTTCTGATCATCATTGTGTGGTTGCTTATAGTGGGTTTATTAACCGCTAAAGCTCTGCTACTTATTTTATCCCAAGTTGTACTTGCAGTGTTCTTATTCGGTAAAACTGCCAAGAATGTATTTGAAGccatcatatttttatttgtgacACAGCCATTTGATGTTGGTGATCGATGCATCATTGATGGAGCACAG ATGGTCGTTGAGGAGATGCACATTATGACAACCATTTTTTTGAGATATGACAATGAGAAGATATTTTATCCAAATTCAGTTCTGGCTACCAAACCCATCAGCAATTTTTACAGAAGCGCAGTAGAGGATGCTGTGGAGTTCGCCATTGATGTTTTCACGCCAATGGAAAAGATTTTGCATATAAAATCTCGTATTAAAAAGTAA